The Streptomyces sp. DG1A-41 genomic sequence GGAGGTTCGCCGTGCGGAGCTCACAGGAGCCGGTCCCCGGATAGTCCAGAGACTTGGGCTGCACTCGGGCTCGCAGGGCGCTGTCCGCGCCGAGCGCGCCTAGCTACTGAGTCGCCAACCCTGGTCGGCAACTGTGCTTTCGGCCTGTGCAATTGCGTGCCCGGCGCATTGAGCTGCAGGTCGGGATGACAAGGCAGGCCTACTCCTGTGGTAGCTCAGCCACTACAGCTGGGATGTCGAACTGGGAGGGGTGCGTGTGTCGCGGCACCTTGAACTACTTCGTTGGCAACATGTTGGCGCGGCTCTTGACTTGCTCGTACCAGGGGCGACTGACGTCGGCCAGGTCTGTGAAAGTCCAGGGCGGCGCGGGGGCGACCGCGAGCATCCGGTCGCTGGCTACCTCGGCGACGTCGCCTGAGCCGTGGCGTCAAGCGGTCACAGCCCGGAAGGCGATCAGGTGAAGTTTCCCCGTGATCTTGGACACTCGTCGGTTATGCCGCGAGGGCGTGTTGGTGCCGCTGCCTGGTCTCGGCCGGGGTGAGGTAGCCGAAGGTCTTGTGCTTGCGCAGGCGGCGGCGGTTGTAGAAGGTCTCGATGAAGGTGAAGACCTCGGCGCGGGCGGTGGCCCGGTCGGGCCAGATGCGGGTGCCGATCTCTTCCTTGAGCAGGGCCCAGAAACTCTCCGCGGCCGCGTTGTCGAAGCAAGATCCGGTGCGTCCGCAGCTGTTCTGCAGTCCCAACTCCCTTATTCGGTCGCAGAACTGAGTCGAGGTGTATTCGCTGCCGCGGTCACTGTGGATCACGCAGCCGGGCTCCAGGCCGCCTCGGCCGTAGGCCATGTCGAGGGCGTCCACGACGAGTTCTGCGCGGTGGTGATCAGCCATGGCATAACCGACGACCTCGCGGGTGGCCAGGTCCAGCCAGCAGGCGAGGTAGAGCCAGCCCTCGGCAGTGGGCAGGTAGGTGATGTCGCCGACCAGCTTGATCCCGGGCCGCTCGGCGTGGAAGTCGCGGCCGATCAGGTCAGGGGCCGGCTTCGCCTTCTTGTCGGGCCGGGTCAACGAGCGGCGCTTGCGCCGGGTGACGCCTCGGATGTCGCGCTCGCGCATCACGCGGGCGATGCGCTTGCGGTTCACCCGCCGCCCCAGACGCCGCAGTTCGGCGTGGATGCGCGGGACACCGTAGGTGCGGCGGGAGGCGACGTGCAGCACCGTGATCTCGTGCGCGAGCGCGTCGTCGGCGGCCTGCCGGGCATGGCGGGCGGCCCCGCCCTCGCGCCACGCGTAGTAGGAGGAGCGGGCGACGTGCAGCACCCGGCACAACAGAACGATCGGGTAGTTCGCCTTCTCCGCATGGATGAACCGGCACAACTCGCTCACCGGTCGTTCTCCTTCACGAAGAAGGCGGTCGCTTTTTTCAGGATCTCGATCGTCTGCTGCTGCTCGCGGTTCTCCCGCCGCAGCCGCTTGAGCTCCTCGCGCTCGGCACTGCTCAATTCGCCGGGAGCGCCCTCGCCCTGCTCCGCCTTCGCCTTGCGGTACCAGCCGCGCAGGGACTCGGAGCTGATGCCGAGTTCCCTGGCGACCGCCGTGACCGTCTTGCCCGAGGAGTCGACGAGCGCGATCGCGTCCCGCTTGAACTCTTCGGTGTACCGCTTCGTGTACTTGCTTCCCACCTGGTGCTACTTCCCCTGGAACCTCAGGTCCCAGTCTCCAGGTGTCCACGATCAAGGGGAAGGTTCACAGGAGACCCACGAGTCCTGGCGAGGTCGTCGGAGCGTGCGGCATCATGATGTTCAGACTAAGGCTATGGTTGGAAGAAGTGCATGTCTGAGACTGCGGTCGTTCCTGCGAGCGTTACCGTTCGCCACCCCTCCCTCTTATTGATGAGGAACACGCCCGCCCGGCTCGCGAGCGTGGAGTTGTTCGCTGGCGCTGGCGGGCTCGCGCTGGGTTGTCAGGAGGCTGGCTTCGACCCGCTGGCGACCTTGGAGTTGGACAAGTGGGCCTGCGACACGGTGCGACAGAACCAGGCCCGGGGGAACGAGCTCGTCGCGAACTGGCACGTCGAGGAGGGCGACGTGCGGGACTTCAACTGGTCCCGCATCACCGACGGGGTGGATCTCGTCGCTGCCGGCCCGCCGTGCCAGCCGTTCTCCATTGGCGGCCGCGGCAAGGCGGACGACGACGAGCGTGACATGTTCCCGGCCACGGCGGAGGCGATCGCCCACCTGAGGCCTCGCGCGTTCATCGTCGAGAACGTGAGGGGTCTGGCGCGCCCGAGGTTCGCTGACTATTTCCAGTACATCCAGGCCAGGCTTTCACTGCCACTCCTCGCCGCGAAGCCCGACGAACTGTGGGGGGATCACCTGCTGCGGCTCCGGGCGGCAGGCAAAGACGTCAGCAACCAAGAGTTGGCCTATCGGGTCACTCCCGCCTTCGCTAACGCGGCGGACTACGGCGTGCCGCAGCAGCGCCAGCGCGTCTTCCTGGTTGGATTCCGAAACGATCTGGACGTGACCTGGGAATTCCCGCATGTCACACACTCAAGGCGCGCGCTCCTGCATGCTCAGTGGACAACTGGTGAGTACTGGCAGGAACATGAAGTGGCGAAGGCGAAACGCCCAGAGCGGCCTAACGTCCCAATACCTGCGGAACTGCGGCCGGACGAGGTCCAAGCTCGCTGGCGCACCGTACGCGACGCGCTGGCCGGTCTTCCCGAGCCAACGCTGACGGGTACTAGAGGCGTCCTCAACCACGTCCTTCAACCGGGAGCTCGCTCCTACCCTGGTCACACCGGTAGTCCGGTGGACTGGCCAGCGAAGACGTTGAAAGCAGGGCGTCACGGGGTTCCCGGCGGAGAGAACATGCTGCGTGAGGCGGATGGCTCCATCCGCTACTTCACGGTCAGGGAAAGTGCCCGCTTGCAAACCTTCCCAGACGACTACGAGCTGCATGGCCCTTGGGGCAAGGCGATGCGCCAGCTCGGCAACGCAGTTCCGGTTGAGTTGGCGCGGGTCGTGGCCGAAAGTGTCCACGCCGCACTGCGCGCGGAGGGAACCGAAGCATGACGGAGACGGAGACGCGACCCGGCACTCTCAACCTGACGCCCTCTCCCCGGATCTTGGAGATGATCGCGGAGGTCGACCTCCAACTTCACCAGTGCCTATGCGAGTTGATCGACAACTGTCTCGACGAGCTCGTCGAGGCCACCCGTGTCGATGAAACGCTGGAACCTCGAATAGACGTCACTCTGCCCACGGCGGGCAAGGTGAACCGGGGTGCCAAGGTCGTAGTGAGCGACAACGGCCGGGGGATGTCTCCGGCGGAATTACGGTACGCCCTGAGCGCCGGCACGTCGGGTAAGCAACGGTTCGGCAGCCTCGGCCTGTTCGGCATGGGCTTCAACATCGCCACGGCCCGCCTTGGCACGGTAACGGAGGTCCGTTCGGGACGGCGTGGCGACGACCACTGGATCACCGCCACCATCGATCTTAGGGAGATGCAGCGACGGTCGTCGTATGAGGTGCCCCTTCGTTACGAGCGGAAGGATCCCGATGAGCACGGCACTCTAGTCTCGGTGACGAACCTCCGCGACGACGTAGTCGTCAAGTTGAAGTCGGCGAGTTCGATCCGGGAGGTCAGCAGGAACCTAGGGAGGATCTACACGTACATGCTGCGTGATCCCGACGGCCCTCATTCGGGCGCGCAGTTGATGGGCGGGTTGAACCAGCGCCTGTACGTCAACTCTCGTCAGGTGCCCCCCCTCGTGCCGTGTATCTGGGACCCGACCCGGTCGGTCATGTACAAGGCTGCGGAGGCGCCTGCCGCGAAACAAATCCACGTGCCACTCACCAACGCCTTCGCCTGTATGAACTGTGGGCGCTGGTACACCTCAAGGTACGACCGGTGCGTTGATTGTGAGAGCACTGAAATCCAGGAGCGAGAGCGCCGGATCGTGGGCTGGCTGGGCGTGCAGAGGTTCGCTGATAAGTCTGACTTCGGTCTGACGTTTCTCCGGAGCGGGCGCGCGATTACGACAAGGGACAGGTCTCTGTTCGACTGGGAGGGGCCAGACGGAGACATTGAGCTGGAGTATCCGATCGAACTCGGTATGGGCCGAATCGTCGGTGAGATCCATCTCGACCACGCGCCGGTCAACGTCCGCAAGACCAATTTCGACACCTCGTCGCCGGAGTGGCGATACATGGTCGAGAAGGTTCGAGGCGACCTGCCCTTGCGTCCACAGCTGGCCAAGCGCCTGTTCAATCGCGAGAACGACTCTCCGATGAGTCGGTTCTTCAACGCCTTCCGGGAGAACAAACCGGGTCTCCGGTACCTCATGCCGGGCAACGGCAGTACCGCCATCCATAATGAGGCGAAGAGGTGGGCGCAGAAGTTCCGCAGCGGGGATCCGGAGTATCAGACCGACGATAAATGGTACGAGGCTGCGGCCGACCATGATCGGGTCAAGAATGGGCCACCGCCGGAGCCTGCACCGCCGTCCGACGAGGATGACTGGCTCACCGGGGAAGGGCTTGGACATCTGGGGACGGGGGCGGCCGACGGCCACTCATCGTCTCAAGATCAGAAGCAGCCGGAGCCAGCCGCAGAGACACGGCCGGAGACCGAGGACCAGCGCTTCGCGAGGTACAGGGAGCACGCAACGCTGCTTCCCGACACTGACCGCGAAGTTCGCCTTGGTACCGCTCAGGCGGTCTTTCGCGTCTACGTCACCTCCGGAGTCGAACTGCTCAAGGACGGCCACCGGCAGCCGGCCGTGGTTCGGATCGTAGCTGGCGAGGTAGAGATCTACGTGGACTCCGATACCACGCTGATCGCGCGGTACGGGTGGTCCCCATTGAACGTCGCGCT encodes the following:
- a CDS encoding DNA cytosine methyltransferase, translated to MRNTPARLASVELFAGAGGLALGCQEAGFDPLATLELDKWACDTVRQNQARGNELVANWHVEEGDVRDFNWSRITDGVDLVAAGPPCQPFSIGGRGKADDDERDMFPATAEAIAHLRPRAFIVENVRGLARPRFADYFQYIQARLSLPLLAAKPDELWGDHLLRLRAAGKDVSNQELAYRVTPAFANAADYGVPQQRQRVFLVGFRNDLDVTWEFPHVTHSRRALLHAQWTTGEYWQEHEVAKAKRPERPNVPIPAELRPDEVQARWRTVRDALAGLPEPTLTGTRGVLNHVLQPGARSYPGHTGSPVDWPAKTLKAGRHGVPGGENMLREADGSIRYFTVRESARLQTFPDDYELHGPWGKAMRQLGNAVPVELARVVAESVHAALRAEGTEA
- a CDS encoding ATP-binding protein gives rise to the protein MTETETRPGTLNLTPSPRILEMIAEVDLQLHQCLCELIDNCLDELVEATRVDETLEPRIDVTLPTAGKVNRGAKVVVSDNGRGMSPAELRYALSAGTSGKQRFGSLGLFGMGFNIATARLGTVTEVRSGRRGDDHWITATIDLREMQRRSSYEVPLRYERKDPDEHGTLVSVTNLRDDVVVKLKSASSIREVSRNLGRIYTYMLRDPDGPHSGAQLMGGLNQRLYVNSRQVPPLVPCIWDPTRSVMYKAAEAPAAKQIHVPLTNAFACMNCGRWYTSRYDRCVDCESTEIQERERRIVGWLGVQRFADKSDFGLTFLRSGRAITTRDRSLFDWEGPDGDIELEYPIELGMGRIVGEIHLDHAPVNVRKTNFDTSSPEWRYMVEKVRGDLPLRPQLAKRLFNRENDSPMSRFFNAFRENKPGLRYLMPGNGSTAIHNEAKRWAQKFRSGDPEYQTDDKWYEAAADHDRVKNGPPPEPAPPSDEDDWLTGEGLGHLGTGAADGHSSSQDQKQPEPAAETRPETEDQRFARYREHATLLPDTDREVRLGTAQAVFRVYVTSGVELLKDGHRQPAVVRIVAGEVEIYVDSDTTLIARYGWSPLNVALVCAAPQLKSVYSVSGSIDGLVTSILEQFPDRRVDSSAVRSRAEMLLEGLRDRLADLTSKDAATFWSALSGQSKRAAESYAIAVAPDVDWKAAVENGEFARYLGVEGVLDLVTSGPELVLDGGLFRTTYAALGEETQADQVARVSAFLTDLKRMVMGPPLQNTLELSRLLLTADLLDAEIVQA
- a CDS encoding IS3 family transposase; translation: MSELCRFIHAEKANYPIVLLCRVLHVARSSYYAWREGGAARHARQAADDALAHEITVLHVASRRTYGVPRIHAELRRLGRRVNRKRIARVMRERDIRGVTRRKRRSLTRPDKKAKPAPDLIGRDFHAERPGIKLVGDITYLPTAEGWLYLACWLDLATREVVGYAMADHHRAELVVDALDMAYGRGGLEPGCVIHSDRGSEYTSTQFCDRIRELGLQNSCGRTGSCFDNAAAESFWALLKEEIGTRIWPDRATARAEVFTFIETFYNRRRLRKHKTFGYLTPAETRQRHQHALAA
- a CDS encoding transposase, producing MGSKYTKRYTEEFKRDAIALVDSSGKTVTAVARELGISSESLRGWYRKAKAEQGEGAPGELSSAEREELKRLRRENREQQQTIEILKKATAFFVKENDR